In a single window of the Rhopalosiphum padi isolate XX-2018 chromosome 1, ASM2088224v1, whole genome shotgun sequence genome:
- the LOC132931727 gene encoding calcium-transporting ATPase type 2C member 1 isoform X2, protein MNSKYKIVKKISNESLHSLLIHESHNSPSGSNFMIAEHEKMWLTTKEASAISAEDVVSRLRVGFRCGLSWKECEFRRQITGYNEFSVHKGDPLWKKYIEQFRNPLILLLLASAVVSVCMKQFDDAFSITTAIIIVVTVAFIQEYRSEKSLEALTKLVPPTCRCLREEQLESMFARSLVPGDIVYLSTGDRVPADIRLFEAIDLAVDESSFTGETEPCMKTTELVLNPVSHTSMKNIAFMGTLVRCGNGKGVVVNTGEKSEFGELFKLMQSEEAPKTPLQNSMDILGTQLSVYSFFIIGLIMMLGWIQGRPILDMFTIGVSLAVAAIPEGLPIVVTVTLALGVMRMANRKAIVKKLPTVETLGCVNIICSDKTGTITNNEMTVTTIITSDGYYADVSGTGYNDQGEVHLLKSFSSDQAKQAIYNLLEVGVICNNATINGDTLQGQPTEGALLAVAMKNRMYGISDKYLKLQEYPFSSEQKLMAVKCVNKYDDVKEEIYFVKGALEKVLKQCTKYSSGNERLLLSSKKEQEIFTEAYEIGRKGLRVIALAKGDSLQDLVYLGLVGICDPPKPFVRESIEQLYNCGVKVKLVTGDAQETAVAIGSMIGLDMIHGQTMSGQQIDNMSDHQLKAMVNNVSVFYRVTPRHKLTIIKALQANGNVVGMTGDGVNDSVALKKADIGIAMGKNGTDVCKEASDMILVDDDFQTIVAAIEEGKGIFFNIRNFVKFQLSTSIAALSLIALATIFRIPNPLNAMQILWINIIMDGPPAQSLAVEPVDKDVVKQGPRNVKTPMITKTLVLNVLFSASIIIVGTLWVFKREMSDNDVSKRDTTMTFTCFVFFDMFNALSCRSQTKSVFTIGLFSNKMFLVAVTLSVVGQMLVIYFPPLQSVFQTEALTLYDILLLLGLTSSVFIVSEIKKFFERHLQKRLTRAPKKQMAFV, encoded by the exons ATGAACTCTAAgtacaaaattgttaaaaaaattagcaaTGAATCTTTACATTCTCTTTTAATTCATGAATCACATAATAGTCCATCAGGTTCAAATTTT atgataGCAGAACACGAAAAGATGTGGCTTACTACAAAAGAAGCAAGTGCAATAAGTGCTGAAGATGTAGTGTCCAGATTAAGAGTTGGTTTTAGGTGCGGATTATCTTGGAAAGAATGTGAATTTAGAAGGCAGATAACAGGATACAATGAATTTTCTGTTCATAAAGGAGATCCgttatggaaaaaatatattgaacag tttagaAATCCATTGATACTCCTTTTGTTAGCTTCAGCTGTCGTGAGTGTATGTATGAAACAATTTGATGATGCCTTCAGTATTACTACA GCCATTATCATTGTTGTTACTGTGGCTTTTATACAAGAATATAGGTCTGAAAAGTCATTAGAAGCATTGACTAAACTAGTACCACCTACATGTCGAtg cctTCGAGAGGAGCAATTAGAATCTATGTTTGCAAGATCATTGGTACCGGGGGATATTGTTTATTTGAGCACTGGTGATAGAGTCCCTGCTGACATTAGACTGTTTGAG gctaTTGATTTAGCTGTAGACGAAAGTAGTTTTACTGGTGAAACAGAACCATGCATGAAAACCACAGAATTAGTTTTGAATCCTGTGAGTCATACATCAATGAAAAATATAGCATTTATGGGTACATTAGTACGGTGTGGAAATGGCAAAGGAGTTGTGGTAAATACTGGAGAAAAATCAGAGTTTGGTGAACTTTTCAAATTAATGCAAAGTGAAGAAGCACCAAAAACCCCTTTGCAGAATAGCATGGATATTCTGGGTACTCAGTTATCAGTGTATTCTTTCTTTATTATTGGTTTAATAATGATGCTTGGATGGATTCAGGGCCGACCTATTTTAGATATGTTTACAATTGGTGTTAG TTTGGCTGTAGCTGCAATACCAGAAGGCTTGCCTATAGTTGTAACTGTGACTTTGGCTCTTGGTGTAATGCGTATGGCTAATAGAAAagctattgtaaaaaaattaccaactGTTGAAACCTTag gatgtgttaatataatatgctctgATAAAACTGGTACTATAACCAATAATGAAATGACTGTAACTACAATTATTACTTCAGATGGATATTATGCTGAT GTTTCCGGAACTGGTTACAACGATCAAGGTGAAGTTCATTTACTTAAATCATTCTCTTCAGACCAAGCTAAGCaagctatatataatttattagaa gtTGGAGTTATTTGTAATAATGCAACTATCAATGGAGATACATTACAGGGACAGCCTACTGAAGGGGCTCTTTTAGCAGTTGCTATGAAG AATAGAATGTATGGTATTAGtgataaatacttaaaacttcAAGAATATCCATTTAGTTCTGAACAAAAACTTATGGCTGTGAAATGTGTTAATAAATATGATGAT GTTAAAgaagaaatttattttgtcaaaggGGCATTAGAAAAAGTCTTGAaacaatgtacaaaatattctaGTGGAAATGAAAGACTATTATTGAGTAGTAAAAAAGAACAAGAAATATTTACTGAAGCATATGAAATTGGCAGAAAAGGACTTCGAG TCATTGCATTAGCTAAAGGTGATTCTTTACAAGATTTGGTCTATTTGGGATTAGTGGGAATTTGTGATCCACCAAAACCATTTGTTAGAGAATCTATAGAACAGTTATATAATTGTGGAGttaaagtaaaattagtaaCTGGAGATGCTCAAGAAACTGCAGTTGCTATCG gaagcATGATTGGCTTAGACATGATTCATGGACAGACCATGTCTGGCCAACAAATTGATAATATGTCTGATCATCAACTAAAAGCAATGGTAAACAATGTATCTGTTTTTTATCGTGTTACACCTCGTCacaaattaacaataatcaAG gcATTGCAAGCAAATGGTAATGTTGTTGGAATGACTGGTGATGGAGTGAATGATAGTGTTGCATTAAAAAAAGCTGACATTGGGATAGCTATGGGTAAAAATGGAACAGACGTTTGTAAAGAAGCATCTGACATGATATTAGTTGATGATGATTTCCAAACAATTGTGGCAGCTATTGAAGAAGGGAAAGgaatatttttcaacattcGAAATTTTGTGAAATTTCAACTCAGTACTAGTATAGCTGCATTATCTTTAATTGCTTTAGCAACAATTTTTAGAATACCAAATCCATTAAATGCCATGCAAATATTatggattaatattattatggatggTCCACCTGCCCAAAG TCTTGCGGTAGAACCAGTTGATAAAGATGTTGTAAAACAAGGTCCTCGGAATGTTAAAACACCGATGATAACAAAAACGCTTGTATTAAATGTTCTTTTTTCAGCATCAATTATAATTGTTGGAACCCTTTGGGTGTTTAAACGAgaa aTGAGTGACAATGATGTGTCTAAGAGAGACACTACAATGACATTTACCTGTTTTGTTTTCTTTGATATGTTTAATGCTCTTAGCTGCCGTTCACAG ACAAAATCGGTATTTACTATTGGGTTGTTTTCTAACAAAATGTTTCTTGTTGCTGTTACACTTTCTGTTGTTGGCCAAATGTTAGTGATATACTTTCCCCCATTACAAAGTGTATTTCAGACAGAAGCACTTACTTTATATG atattttactattattgggATTAACATCAAGTGTTTTCATTGtgtcagaaataaaaaaattcttcgaGCGACATTTACAAAAGAGGCTAACTAGAGCACCTAAGAAACAAATGGCTTTTGTGTAA